In Listeria cossartiae subsp. cossartiae, one genomic interval encodes:
- the cas8a1 gene encoding type I-B CRISPR-associated protein Cas8b1/Cst1, protein MQTEIEVRADDWLINAGLVGFLNIVGKENVRIDGQAIYFTADLLEDFETKYFNFFIKEYKETLSWSKIVSYKDTMERFRAEDFASFDEEALDNLNKYVKDVVKFYLKKANYIKVFSLIDSKADVNKWLENLNTINLTKKQKWEDVKADIIEKVKQNYTQLDAIIDFCASDKGLQYLAAKNLIYSVINKGWSGISFLLKQTKIMDPYLDYKTSFVDPIIEYLDTDLSKAKYNCFSCNQPIKNLKLDLSFMNEVGFDTARKTAHVWDFNNDVATCPVCRLIYSCVPAGFTYVYGEGMFVNDSYGVDELYRVNERIRNSILHFNKDGINSTNTYRALVESITMEHENNRRYELADIQLVRYENEHYRFNILSKKMLDIVNDSKGILKSLIRCGYKEGNLNINLYKEVIQHLMNNENLFTLIHKLIYYKQTNVNGLYYNMGHVSGILDINTKFLKEIEVMTNISQKQLWFVQNCGAEFKEGYVTKKSENKISGITYKLLNSLKVNDKDGFMDTLLNSYSYLAKPIPNVFMNVFTNDEAFKSVGYAFMLGVGGEKTKKEDGGNTDEK, encoded by the coding sequence ATGCAGACAGAAATAGAAGTACGAGCAGATGATTGGCTGATAAACGCAGGTTTAGTAGGTTTTCTAAATATTGTTGGAAAAGAAAATGTAAGAATTGATGGACAAGCGATTTATTTTACAGCAGATTTGTTAGAGGATTTTGAAACTAAGTATTTTAATTTTTTCATTAAAGAATATAAAGAAACATTATCTTGGTCTAAAATCGTTTCCTATAAAGATACAATGGAACGATTTAGAGCGGAGGATTTTGCTTCTTTTGATGAAGAAGCCTTGGATAATTTAAATAAATATGTGAAAGATGTAGTGAAGTTTTACTTGAAGAAGGCTAATTACATCAAGGTGTTTTCGTTAATTGATTCCAAAGCTGATGTAAATAAATGGCTAGAAAATTTAAATACGATTAATCTGACTAAAAAACAAAAATGGGAAGATGTGAAGGCGGATATAATTGAAAAAGTAAAGCAAAATTATACTCAATTAGATGCTATTATTGATTTTTGTGCGAGTGACAAAGGTCTCCAATATCTAGCTGCAAAGAATCTGATTTATTCTGTTATTAATAAAGGGTGGTCAGGAATATCTTTCCTTTTGAAACAAACAAAAATTATGGATCCTTATTTAGATTACAAAACTAGCTTTGTTGATCCAATAATAGAATATTTAGATACAGATTTGTCTAAAGCAAAATATAATTGTTTCAGCTGTAATCAACCAATTAAGAATTTGAAATTAGATCTTAGTTTTATGAATGAAGTTGGATTTGATACTGCAAGAAAAACTGCCCACGTATGGGATTTTAACAATGATGTAGCGACTTGCCCAGTTTGTCGATTGATTTATTCGTGTGTTCCTGCTGGATTTACGTATGTTTACGGAGAAGGTATGTTTGTCAACGATTCTTATGGTGTGGATGAATTATATCGCGTCAATGAACGTATTCGGAATTCTATCTTGCACTTTAACAAAGATGGAATAAATTCAACTAATACTTATCGAGCACTTGTGGAGTCTATTACGATGGAGCACGAAAATAATCGACGCTATGAACTTGCAGACATTCAGTTAGTCAGGTATGAAAATGAGCACTATCGTTTCAATATACTTTCTAAAAAAATGTTGGATATTGTAAATGATTCAAAGGGAATATTGAAAAGTTTAATTCGTTGTGGTTATAAAGAGGGTAATTTGAATATTAATTTGTATAAAGAGGTTATCCAACATTTAATGAACAATGAAAACTTATTTACACTTATTCATAAATTAATCTATTATAAGCAAACTAATGTGAATGGTTTGTATTACAATATGGGACATGTTTCAGGGATATTAGATATAAATACAAAATTTTTGAAGGAGATTGAAGTGATGACAAATATTTCTCAAAAACAATTATGGTTCGTTCAAAATTGTGGTGCAGAATTTAAAGAAGGTTACGTTACCAAAAAATCAGAAAATAAAATTTCGGGAATAACGTACAAATTATTAAATTCTTTAAAAGTAAATGATAAAGATGGATTTATGGATACTTTATTGAATAGTTATTCCTATTTAGCTAAGCCAATTCCGAATGTATTTATGAATGTGTTTACGAATGATGAAGCTTTTAAATCAGTAGGTTATGCATTTATGCTCGGTGTGGGTGGAGAGAAAACTAAAAAAGAAGACGGGGGAAACACAGATGAAAAATAA
- the cas7i gene encoding type I-B CRISPR-associated protein Cas7/Cst2/DevR, with the protein MKNKGLAMTIIFQAESANYGESLGNISSLKKISRNNGDQYTYISRQAIRYNLMDQIGEKEAPVKAEGGGDKKVIQFLSEATITDFPELDFFGYLKTEKGSGGQKRSAKVRLSNAISLETFKGDLDFLTNKGQADKLNENMNIAQAEIHKSYYRYTITIDLDQIGIDGNIEIDNKEKARRVKKLMDTVAFLYRDIRGRREDLKPLFIIGGVYDVKNPVFQNVVDVVDNKIVIKNIEDLLTYEDIKENTKVGIIDGQFANSDEVKATLKAESVPAFFNDIKGKIDAYYESN; encoded by the coding sequence ATGAAAAATAAAGGACTAGCAATGACAATCATTTTCCAAGCAGAAAGTGCTAACTACGGGGAGTCTCTTGGTAATATTTCTTCACTTAAAAAGATTTCTAGAAATAACGGTGACCAATATACATATATTTCTCGCCAAGCAATTCGCTACAACTTAATGGATCAAATTGGAGAGAAAGAAGCTCCTGTAAAGGCGGAAGGTGGCGGCGATAAGAAAGTCATTCAATTCCTGAGTGAGGCGACTATTACAGATTTTCCAGAACTAGATTTCTTCGGTTACCTTAAAACAGAAAAAGGAAGCGGTGGACAAAAACGTTCTGCAAAAGTCCGTTTATCTAATGCCATTTCGCTTGAAACATTTAAAGGTGATTTGGATTTCCTAACTAATAAAGGGCAAGCTGATAAATTAAATGAAAATATGAATATCGCACAAGCAGAAATCCATAAATCCTATTATCGTTATACAATCACAATTGATTTAGACCAAATTGGTATTGACGGAAATATTGAAATTGATAATAAAGAAAAAGCTCGTCGTGTGAAGAAATTGATGGATACAGTGGCGTTCTTATATCGTGACATTCGCGGACGTCGGGAAGATTTAAAACCACTTTTCATCATTGGTGGAGTTTATGACGTGAAAAATCCAGTTTTCCAAAATGTTGTAGATGTGGTAGATAATAAAATTGTTATTAAAAATATTGAAGATTTACTCACGTATGAAGATATTAAAGAAAATACGAAAGTGGGTATTATTGACGGGCAATTTGCTAATTCTGATGAAGTGAAAGCAACACTAAAAGCAGAGTCTGTACCAGCATTCTTCAACGATATTAAAGGAAAGATTGATGCTTACTATGAAAGCAATTAG
- the cas5b gene encoding type I-B CRISPR-associated protein Cas5b yields MLTMKAIRVKLWQDLVNFKKPTSFQLKETYPLPPYSTVIGMVHTLCGFTSYHEMKISIQGKYFSKVNDLATRYEFKNGLNYDATRHQIKVGDYGVSRGVSTVELLVDLELLLHIIPEDSSLVPIIEKAFKEPIEFPSLGRREDIATIQEVAVVDVEKQQPSKSTEISDGYNAYVPISLTENNSIHFKSHESSVGRDKLLGTRYLLTEKYERVNHGTEKAPKFFRKWRKKDVIYSSRIFVSKKDVFFFDEDDYLVFIEEEE; encoded by the coding sequence ATGCTTACTATGAAAGCAATTAGAGTAAAACTTTGGCAAGATTTGGTGAATTTTAAAAAACCAACTAGTTTTCAATTAAAAGAAACGTATCCTTTACCACCTTATTCAACTGTAATCGGGATGGTTCATACGCTTTGTGGTTTTACGAGCTATCATGAAATGAAAATTAGTATTCAAGGTAAGTACTTTTCGAAGGTGAATGATTTAGCGACGAGATATGAATTTAAAAATGGATTGAATTACGATGCCACTCGTCACCAAATCAAAGTAGGTGATTATGGTGTGAGTCGTGGTGTATCAACGGTAGAGCTTCTTGTGGATTTAGAACTACTGCTGCACATCATTCCCGAAGACTCATCACTTGTACCAATCATCGAAAAAGCATTTAAAGAACCTATCGAATTTCCATCACTAGGTCGCCGCGAGGATATTGCGACTATTCAAGAGGTAGCTGTTGTGGACGTGGAGAAACAGCAGCCCTCGAAAAGCACAGAAATATCAGATGGTTACAATGCCTATGTGCCAATCTCGCTCACTGAAAATAATTCTATTCATTTCAAATCACATGAAAGCTCGGTTGGTCGCGATAAGCTGCTAGGTACAAGGTATTTGCTAACTGAAAAATATGAAAGAGTTAATCATGGAACGGAAAAAGCACCCAAGTTTTTCCGTAAGTGGCGAAAGAAAGATGTTATTTACTCAAGTAGAATTTTTGTCTCTAAGAAAGATGTTTTCTTTTTTGATGAAGATGATTACTTAGTCTTTATTGAAGAAGAGGAGTAA
- the cas3 gene encoding CRISPR-associated helicase Cas3' — protein MHKYLAKSNPEETIQEHTDNLLKNYQRLKKLYPAVEIDWYLLELVCLLHDLGKMNLLFQTKLGNASGKGKEIPHGYLSVAFVPDSKLEEMGYSEDEIKVVYQAIARHHERKYDFSDSEWKKEIIRLEEQWTNFNYSRLGGNAEYSSEVEMLYFYPGSRIFEGNSAADAEIFKKYVLLKGLLNRIDFAASGGIDVELENDFLMNSMEVQLANFKTENPEADWNALQKCMMQHQNDNIVVIAETGMGKTEAGLLWLGNNKGFFTLPLRTAINAIYERITKNIVTTNQAERVGLLHSETYSQYLLHEGNTEMDIDEYYTRTRQMSLPVTICTLDQLFDFVFRYAGFEHKLATLSYSKVIIDEIQMYSSDLLAYLILGLSYIDKFGGKFCIMTATLPGIVTDLLLENGVNFVQPKEKFVSSRVRHSMEMVHTEIESEFIKPFFNNNRILVICNTINKAKKIYSELKSHFQGEEIHLIHSQFVKKDRSAKEKAIFKDGQKNSTKKCIWVATQVVEASLDIDFDLLFTELSDVNGLFQRMGRCYRNRSLDVDTNVYVFDGGAKVCSGVGTFIDKLIFGNSKTILNEHAGVLTEEKKMELVERVYSTEALRGSEFYKELIRKINYVKAFDSYLMDKADVRTRFRNINSVSVIPEKVWQDNAEEINSYFATLRKTSKEISTKEKMIARTNLAEFMVSVPDYLYKKGEGVVREINRYESVIEFKCGYSDEIGIFMQ, from the coding sequence ATGCATAAATATTTAGCGAAATCTAATCCAGAAGAAACAATTCAAGAACATACGGATAATTTATTAAAAAACTATCAAAGACTAAAAAAACTATACCCAGCTGTGGAAATAGATTGGTATTTACTAGAATTAGTTTGTTTACTACATGATTTAGGGAAAATGAATCTATTATTCCAAACGAAATTAGGTAATGCTTCTGGTAAAGGTAAAGAAATTCCGCATGGTTATTTGTCTGTTGCATTTGTTCCAGATAGTAAACTTGAAGAAATGGGATACTCGGAGGATGAAATTAAAGTTGTTTATCAGGCGATTGCGCGACATCATGAAAGGAAATATGATTTTTCTGATTCAGAGTGGAAAAAAGAAATTATTAGATTAGAAGAGCAGTGGACGAATTTTAATTACAGTCGGCTAGGAGGAAATGCGGAATATAGTAGTGAAGTTGAAATGCTGTATTTCTACCCAGGATCCAGAATTTTTGAAGGTAATTCCGCAGCGGACGCAGAAATATTCAAAAAATACGTTTTGCTAAAAGGTTTGCTCAATCGGATTGATTTTGCAGCAAGTGGGGGAATTGATGTAGAACTTGAAAATGATTTTTTGATGAATTCGATGGAAGTGCAACTAGCTAATTTTAAAACGGAAAATCCAGAAGCTGATTGGAACGCTTTGCAAAAATGTATGATGCAGCATCAAAATGATAATATCGTCGTTATTGCTGAAACTGGCATGGGGAAAACTGAGGCTGGGCTGCTTTGGCTTGGGAATAATAAAGGCTTTTTCACGCTGCCACTGCGCACGGCAATCAATGCGATTTATGAGCGAATCACGAAAAATATTGTTACGACAAACCAAGCCGAGAGAGTCGGTTTACTTCATTCGGAAACTTATAGTCAGTATTTGCTGCACGAGGGAAATACAGAGATGGATATTGATGAATATTATACGCGGACGAGGCAAATGTCTTTACCTGTAACTATTTGCACGCTCGATCAATTGTTTGATTTTGTCTTTCGTTATGCTGGTTTTGAGCATAAATTAGCCACTCTATCTTATTCCAAAGTGATTATTGATGAAATCCAGATGTACTCATCAGACTTATTAGCTTATCTAATTTTAGGGTTGTCTTATATTGATAAATTTGGTGGGAAGTTCTGCATTATGACGGCGACTTTACCGGGAATAGTGACAGATTTACTTTTAGAAAACGGCGTTAATTTTGTCCAACCAAAAGAGAAATTTGTATCGTCGCGGGTTCGGCATAGCATGGAGATGGTTCATACAGAGATTGAAAGTGAATTTATTAAACCATTTTTTAACAATAATCGAATTTTAGTTATTTGTAACACTATTAATAAAGCGAAAAAAATCTATTCGGAGTTAAAATCACATTTTCAAGGTGAAGAAATTCATCTCATTCATAGTCAATTTGTTAAAAAAGATCGCTCAGCTAAAGAAAAAGCAATTTTTAAAGATGGGCAAAAAAATAGTACGAAAAAATGTATTTGGGTGGCAACGCAAGTCGTGGAGGCTTCTTTGGATATTGATTTTGATTTACTGTTCACCGAGTTGTCGGATGTGAATGGGCTGTTTCAGCGGATGGGTAGATGCTATCGAAACCGGTCGTTGGATGTGGATACGAATGTCTATGTTTTTGATGGTGGGGCGAAAGTTTGTTCAGGAGTTGGAACTTTTATCGATAAGTTGATATTTGGAAATTCTAAGACGATTTTGAATGAGCATGCTGGCGTTTTGACAGAAGAGAAGAAAATGGAGCTGGTGGAGCGGGTTTATTCAACAGAGGCTTTGCGTGGGAGTGAATTTTATAAAGAATTAATAAGAAAGATAAACTATGTGAAAGCTTTTGACAGTTATTTAATGGATAAAGCGGATGTTCGTACGAGATTTAGAAACATTAATTCGGTTTCTGTTATTCCGGAAAAAGTTTGGCAAGATAATGCGGAAGAAATCAATTCTTATTTTGCTACGCTTCGCAAAACTTCCAAAGAAATATCAACAAAAGAGAAAATGATTGCAAGAACCAATTTAGCTGAATTTATGGTGAGTGTTCCTGATTATCTTTATAAAAAAGGCGAGGGCGTTGTGCGTGAAATAAACCGTTATGAGAGTGTTATTGAGTTTAAATGTGGTTATTCGGATGAGATAGGGATTTTTATGCAGTGA
- the cas1 gene encoding CRISPR-associated endonuclease Cas1, whose amino-acid sequence MSSLLIADRIIFSLLNKHIITEDDFEKEANFCYMKKAARQKVLQAYDLRMKETIKHRDLGRSVSYRHLIRLECYKLVKHLMNDKEYEAFKIWW is encoded by the coding sequence GTGAGCTCTCTTTTAATTGCTGATCGGATTATTTTTAGTTTGTTAAACAAACATATTATTACCGAAGATGATTTTGAAAAAGAGGCTAACTTTTGCTATATGAAAAAAGCAGCTCGGCAAAAGGTATTACAAGCGTATGATTTGCGTATGAAAGAAACAATTAAACATCGGGATTTAGGAAGAAGTGTATCTTATCGTCATCTAATTCGCTTAGAATGTTATAAATTAGTAAAGCATTTAATGAATGATAAAGAATACGAAGCATTTAAAATTTGGTGGTGA
- the cas2 gene encoding CRISPR-associated endonuclease Cas2 gives MYVILIYDISIENGGAKVWRNVFKICKKYLTHVQKSVFEGEITPALLVKLRMELDKYIRDDQDSVIVFSSRQQRWLEKEFWGLTDEKTSNFF, from the coding sequence ATGTATGTAATTTTAATTTATGATATTTCAATAGAAAACGGTGGGGCAAAAGTCTGGAGAAATGTATTTAAGATTTGTAAAAAGTACTTAACTCATGTTCAAAAATCAGTTTTTGAAGGTGAAATAACTCCGGCGCTTTTAGTTAAGTTAAGGATGGAGTTAGATAAGTATATTCGAGATGATCAAGATTCAGTAATTGTTTTTTCTAGTAGGCAACAAAGGTGGCTAGAAAAAGAATTTTGGGGATTAACGGATGAAAAAACTTCTAATTTCTTTTGA
- a CDS encoding DUF1304 domain-containing protein has product MAILAFILTFIVMIEHIYIMILEMFFANTKLAAKTFGVEKELLANKKVQTLFANQGLYNGFLAAGLVWGIFFAGAGMAETVQIFFLSCVVVAALFGGLTSSKGILVKQGLPAVLALVVVLLV; this is encoded by the coding sequence ATGGCCATTTTAGCATTTATTTTAACCTTCATCGTAATGATCGAGCATATTTACATAATGATTTTAGAAATGTTTTTCGCCAATACCAAACTCGCAGCCAAGACATTTGGTGTGGAGAAGGAACTACTTGCGAATAAGAAAGTGCAGACGCTGTTTGCGAATCAAGGGCTTTATAATGGCTTTCTTGCGGCAGGGCTTGTGTGGGGAATATTTTTCGCGGGAGCTGGAATGGCGGAAACTGTGCAGATTTTCTTTTTGAGTTGTGTGGTTGTGGCAGCGCTGTTTGGCGGGCTGACTTCTTCTAAAGGAATTTTAGTGAAACAGGGCTTGCCGGCGGTTTTGGCGTTGGTTGTGGTTTTGTTGGTTTAG
- a CDS encoding DHA2 family efflux MFS transporter permease subunit, translated as MQQEATGGQKIRPIPIIASFLMAGFIGLFSETALNMALSDLIQVFDISSATVQWLTTGYLLTLGILVPISGLLLQWFTTRGLFFTAVSFSIAGTLIAALSPTFAMLMIGRIVQAVGTALLLPLMFNTILLIFPEHKRGSAMGMIGLVIMFAPAVGPTISGLILENLTWNWIFWISLPFLIIALLFGMKFMQNVSVVTKPKIDILSIILSTLGFGGVVFAFSSAGESGWGSATVLVSIIVGGLALGLFVWRQLTMEKPLMDLKVFKYPMFTLGLILVFISFMMILSTMILLPLYLQNSLALAAFSAGLVLLPGGVLNGLMSPFTGRLFDAYGPRALVIPGFIVAVVALFFLTRIEVGTSALTIIVLHSVLMIGISMVMMPAQTNGLNQLPPKLYPDGTAIMNTLQQVSGAIGTAVAITIMSAGQKAYMETAQGMGPEQMVASLTAGIQNAFVFGLIMACIGLLCSLFIRRAK; from the coding sequence ATGCAACAAGAAGCAACAGGTGGGCAGAAAATTCGGCCGATACCGATTATTGCCTCATTTTTGATGGCGGGGTTCATTGGGCTATTCAGTGAAACTGCTCTTAACATGGCGCTTAGTGATTTGATTCAGGTGTTTGATATTAGTTCAGCGACAGTGCAGTGGCTTACGACAGGTTATTTGCTAACGCTTGGAATATTAGTACCGATTTCGGGATTACTTTTACAATGGTTTACGACACGAGGATTATTTTTTACAGCAGTGAGTTTTTCGATTGCTGGTACGCTGATTGCGGCGCTTTCGCCAACGTTTGCGATGTTAATGATTGGGCGTATAGTGCAAGCAGTAGGTACGGCGCTATTACTACCATTAATGTTTAATACGATTTTACTGATTTTCCCAGAGCATAAACGTGGCTCGGCAATGGGGATGATCGGGCTGGTAATTATGTTTGCACCAGCAGTTGGTCCGACAATCTCAGGACTAATTTTAGAAAACTTGACTTGGAACTGGATTTTCTGGATTTCCTTGCCATTCCTTATTATTGCGTTATTATTCGGAATGAAATTTATGCAAAATGTTTCGGTTGTTACGAAGCCGAAAATTGATATTTTATCGATTATTCTTTCGACGCTAGGTTTTGGTGGAGTTGTATTTGCCTTTAGTAGTGCGGGAGAAAGTGGTTGGGGAAGCGCGACGGTATTAGTTTCAATTATCGTTGGTGGACTTGCACTTGGGCTCTTTGTTTGGCGCCAACTAACAATGGAAAAACCTTTAATGGACTTGAAAGTATTCAAATACCCAATGTTCACATTAGGACTTATTTTAGTATTTATCAGCTTTATGATGATTCTTTCGACGATGATTTTACTACCGCTATACTTGCAAAATAGTTTAGCGCTCGCGGCATTTTCGGCGGGATTAGTATTACTTCCGGGTGGGGTGCTGAATGGTTTAATGTCACCATTTACTGGGCGTTTGTTCGATGCATACGGCCCGCGCGCACTTGTTATCCCAGGGTTTATCGTAGCGGTTGTGGCACTATTTTTCTTAACGAGAATAGAAGTTGGAACATCTGCATTAACCATCATCGTGCTTCATTCGGTGTTAATGATTGGGATTTCGATGGTCATGATGCCAGCACAAACAAACGGATTAAACCAATTGCCACCAAAATTATATCCTGATGGCACGGCGATTATGAACACGTTGCAACAAGTTTCCGGTGCGATTGGAACAGCTGTTGCGATTACGATCATGTCAGCTGGACAAAAAGCTTATATGGAAACGGCGCAGGGGATGGGACCTGAACAAATGGTTGCTTCACTGACGGCCGGAATTCAAAATGCCTTTGTCTTTGGGCTAATTATGGCTTGTATTGGTCTTCTGTGTTCATTATTTATTCGGAGAGCTAAATAA
- a CDS encoding ROK family transcriptional regulator, with protein sequence MAIPRDLKELNKKNIKSILRQQGAMTKAEIAEVTGLSVVTVNKLIRDLAENEEILEQDSSVVTGGRRAVSYEINPNFQQVLVISLQEKWKKITYSFSVYNLLGEPEFVEDMSGEDLDINALKRNTKDLVCAFPKISCVVIGVPGIEIGGKLRAMDFPLLLNVQLRETLEAEVNLPVLVETDTNAAILGYKNRPVKEDNIVGLYYPERFPPGAGLLMNGEILKGQNGLAGEIKHMPLQVDWDNFDFSVDEIKSHIRKMVLLAMSFYDPETIVLYTNFYFGQKDFTEELTEELKQVYPYAVLPEIVLSRKFTTDYRIGLLAFGIDYLENNMTDWRI encoded by the coding sequence ATGGCAATTCCTCGTGATTTAAAAGAATTGAATAAGAAAAATATCAAGTCGATTTTACGGCAACAAGGCGCGATGACGAAAGCGGAAATCGCTGAAGTGACTGGGCTTAGCGTGGTTACGGTGAATAAGTTGATTCGTGATTTAGCGGAAAATGAAGAAATTTTAGAACAAGATAGTTCGGTTGTGACTGGCGGAAGAAGAGCTGTTTCGTATGAAATTAATCCTAATTTTCAGCAAGTGTTGGTTATTAGTTTGCAAGAAAAGTGGAAGAAAATTACTTATTCTTTTTCGGTCTATAATTTGCTTGGTGAGCCGGAGTTTGTGGAGGACATGTCTGGGGAGGATTTGGATATTAATGCGCTGAAACGGAATACGAAAGATCTTGTTTGCGCTTTTCCGAAGATTTCTTGTGTTGTGATTGGGGTGCCGGGAATTGAGATTGGCGGCAAGTTGCGTGCGATGGACTTTCCGCTACTTTTAAATGTGCAATTGCGGGAGACTCTGGAGGCGGAAGTGAATTTGCCGGTGTTGGTTGAGACGGATACGAATGCGGCAATTTTAGGGTATAAAAATCGACCGGTTAAAGAGGACAATATTGTGGGGCTTTATTATCCGGAACGTTTTCCACCGGGTGCGGGGCTCTTGATGAATGGCGAGATTTTGAAAGGGCAAAATGGGCTGGCTGGTGAGATTAAGCATATGCCGCTTCAGGTGGACTGGGATAATTTTGATTTTTCGGTGGATGAGATTAAATCGCATATTCGTAAAATGGTGCTGCTCGCGATGAGTTTTTATGATCCGGAAACGATTGTGCTCTATACAAATTTTTATTTTGGGCAGAAGGACTTCACCGAGGAACTGACGGAAGAATTAAAGCAAGTTTATCCATATGCGGTTTTGCCGGAGATTGTGTTGTCGCGTAAGTTTACGACGGATTATCGGATTGGGCTTTTGGCGTTTGGGATTGATTATTTGGAGAA